GAGTGTGCAGAAGGTTGCGATCCTCGGTAGTGAGCACGAAAATCAACCGGTAGACCACGCGCAGAGCTTCGGCATGGAGCGCCTCGGCCGGGTTTTCCTCGGCCTCGATCCGGGCTCGGGTGGCGGGGTCCGCCAGTGCACCGGCTCCGAGAGCTCGAAGCGCCGCCTCGACGCCGTCACGCAGCCTGTCACGGGCGGCAACGCCTTGCTCGGCGGCGACTTTGCTCCAGCGTTCCAGCGGGCCTTCCCCGGCCTCGCCGCGTCCGAAGCGGGTTCGGTGGATCAACCGCCAGAGACCGGCAAAGGCGCCGAGATCGTCGGTATCGACGATCGCGCCAAGGTCTGCCTCGAGGAACGCCGGACGGCCGAGGCGCACGGAGTCGCGCATGAGCCGGATACGCTTGCCGTCGATGACGAGCCCCCAGAGTGCGTCATCCGAGGCGTTGAGCGCGTCCTGCAGGAGCAGCGCGGGCGAGCGGAACCGCCCGGCCGGCCCGCCCTCATGCCGCGCGCGGTCGAGCCCCCCTTCCGGCGCGATGACCACCGGGACACGGCCATCCCCTGTCAACAGGTCGACCGGAAAGTGGCGATCGCCCGCCATCAGTGGCCCGGTCTTCAAGTCGTCGAATCCGAAGGCTCGAAGCACCGCACGGACCTGGGCGGTAGCGTCGGCCGACGGCTCATCATTGGCCGCGCAGGCCATGCGAAAAGCCCGCTCGATTTCGTCGTTGAGGGTAAGTCCCTTCGGCACACCATAGTCTGTCGCCGCCTGTTCGGCGGCCTGTCCGCGGGCGATCTTTGCGATCATATCTGACGGGATCAGCCCTCCTTCCAGGATCAGGCCGGCGCCAATCTCGACGGGGCGGTGCATCGTCTCGTGGCGCATCATCTGGCCTCCGGCAAGATTACGTGGAGGGCAATGAGGTCCGGCGGCAGCACTGGCTCGACAATCGTGCGACCCCGGGTGGAGGAGGCAACACGCAGACGGTCGTGATCCGCAGTCAACGTTTCGGCGCGAGACTGAGCGATTGCGGTGAGGGCGTCCGAGTCATCGATACGGGCACGGGCCCGCAGCACCTGGGTTCTCCGCACCGGCTCGGGCAAGGTCGCGCCGACCTCCTCGTCGAGCACCTTCAGCGCATCGAGGCCGATGGCGGCGTGGCCCGCGGCCGTGCCTTCCCAGAGAACTGGCACAATCTCTTCAGCCAGTAGGAAGTCATCTGATGCGGCCGAAGCGCGTCGGATGCGATGGCGGACCCTGAGAAGAGCCAGCGTTCGCATCATGGTAGCAGCTCGGCTGATCCAGGCGCCGGATCGCGATAGAGCGTCCGGGGCGTCCTCCAGGGCTCCTTCGGATAGGGCGTCGGACAGCGTTGCGACTATGGGATGCGTGCGATGCAACACCTCGACTCCTGGCTGGGCGACAGGGTCGAACGAAACTCGGGTTCGCCCTTGGATGCCCCGCGAGGAGAGAGCTTCGCGCACCATTTCGGGTAGCGCATCGACCGGGACGGATTTTCCGTCGAACGTGATGCCGACCCGGTCCAGGGCACGGCGTACGAACCGCCGAACATCCTCGGTATCGCCCAAAAGGTCGCGCACGCGCTGCCATTCCGGTATCACTTCTTCGGGCTTCAGGCGTCTTTGCGCAAAGCGTGCCCGGGATGCCTTTTCGTTCTCCTCCGCATCGCGCCAGAGTCGTTCGAGATCGGCCGCGGGATCGAGGTCGCGAAACAGGTCGCCCTGACGACCCGAGGCTGCGCCGGACTTCAATACCAGTGCATGCATCAGCGCCTCGGACACCGTCCCTCGATCATCCAGCATGCTGACCGAGACATTCGTGGCTTTCCGGATGGCCGCAGCCTTTCTCAGGATGACGTCGAGTACGGCCCCGTCTATGGCCGAGTTGCTGCCATAGATCGTCAAGGAGCGCACCTGATCGGCCGGCTGCCCGAACCGATCGACCCGGCCTTCGCGCTGTTGGTGCCGCGTCGGATTCCACGACAGATCGTAGTGCACGACAGCATCGAATAGGGTCTGGAGGTTGATACCTTCTGACAGGCAATCGGTTGCAACGAGTATTCGACGCTCCGCGTCCGCCATGCCTTCGACGCGGACCCTCCGCTCCGTGCCTGGAAGCCGGCCGGTGACGACCTCGATCGTCCGGTCCTTGAAGGACTTATCTTTCCTGAGCGCGCCGGCCACGGCCTCGGCTGTGGCAATGTAGCGGCAGAACACGACAGGCTGATGGCCCTGAGAACAGAGCTCCGCCAGTTCGCGCTTGAGGAGTGACAGCTTGGCGTCCTCCTGAGGTCTGGCTTCGAGATCTCGTGCCATCCGCAGAAGGTCGTCGAGGCCAGCCATGTCTTCTGCCGCTGTCCCCGGTTCCAGATCGTCATCCGTCAGCTGGCCCTCATCCTCGTCAAAGATCGCGGCTTCCAGATCAGAATCGTCGATCGGGCCGCGCCGGGCCTCCAGCGTGGCAATCGCAGCGGCCGGCGAGGAACCGACACATCGCATCAGGGCCAGGGTAGCCCAGATCGCCAGCCGCCGCCGGCGCGCATCATGTCCGGATTTCGCGGCGCGCTCGGTGCACCACGCCAAGACGGCCTCGTGGAACGCCAGGTGTGAGGGCGTCAACTGAAACGCCCTCTCGCCGACATCATGCTTGGGAAAGGTCCGCTTCGCGCCGGGAACTTCCCAGCCTTCTTCCCTGACATCGATACGTCGCCTCTGGACAAAATGCTGGGCGAGCTCTTCCCGAGCTCGGGACAAGGCGCCATGAGAGAAGTCCGGGCGAAGCAAAGCCAGAATGTCGTCGAAAGCTTCCGCGTCACCGGAATGCGGCGTCGCGGTGAGCAGAACCATGTGACGGTTCGGGTCCTTTGCGAGACCGTTCAACAGGACCTGCCTCTGGGTTGTGCCGCGTCCGCCGCCGACACAGGCATGCGCCTCGTCCACGATAACGAAATTCGGGCAGGACCTTGCGAAGTCAGCCCGGCGGCGGTCGGCCTTAATGTAGTCCAGGCTGACAACGGTGACCGGATGGGCGTCGAAAGGACTCTCGTCCAATGCGAGCCCGCGTTCGAGACGTGGCGCAGTCGTGGCGGTCACGGCGGTCGCATGCAGATCGAATTTTTCGCGCAGTTCATCGACCCATTGCTCGACCAGGTGCGGCGGACACAGCACGCAGGCTCGCGTTGCCTCGCCTCGGTCCCACATCTCCCGGAGGATTAGGCCGGCCTCGATGGTCTTACCATTGCCCACATCGTCGGCGATCAGCAGCCGGATCGGGTCGAGGCGCAGCGCCATGATCAACGGGACCAGCTGATAGGATCGCGGCTCGAACGCGATCCGACCGGAGGAGCGGAACGGGCCCGCGCCGCGGCGAAGGCTGAGGCGCAACGCGTCCGACAGCAAGCGCGCTTCCGAGGAAGTGCCCATACGCGATGCGTCCGGCGCCTTGAAGATTGCCGGCTCGGGCGGAACCGACTCGAGTGCCGGCAGAACTACCGTGGAATCGCTCTCCGTGCCCGATAGCGGTCGCAGGCGCAGGCGGTCGGGTCCCGATCCGGGCAGGACGACCCATTCCCTGCCGCGTGCACGGATCAGGCTGCCTGGGCTTGTAAGGGCGCTGGTAGCCGAAGTCATGAAGTCACCTTGTCGATATGCGCGAGTTCTTCCGGCATCTCATCGGGCGGCGCGGCCGCTCCGAGGATAATGTAACCTTCGTTCGACAGCTCGGCGGAAAGGCCTGCGTCCTCGGTCACGGCGGTGTAGAACTTGCTCCACGACGCCTGCGCGACCTTGCCGCCCCGTGCAATGGGGTCCACGTCCGGCGGTACGATTCCCCACCTGCGCGCCGCGTTTGCCCACGGCCCTTCCGAGGCCGGTGTGCGAACTGGACTCGTCTTTTCAATCGGCGCGACCACCTCGACCTTGGCCGATAGAAGGTCAGCCAACAAACGCCGGACCTCGCTCCGCCTCCGGTCGATCAACTCATGATCAGGCTGGTTGAAATATGTAAGGATGCAGCGATAGCAGCCCTCGACGCAGGGGGCGTCGTCGCGGTCACGCCATTCGCCGTCAGTCTCTTCCAGGTGCATGATCTCGAGACTGGCGCGGACCACCGCTTGCAGGTCCTCCTGGCGCGAGATCCGCGACAGCACACCCGCGCCACCTTCGGACGCCTCGTAGAATAGAAGCCCGTTGCGCGCATCCCGATCCGGAACGGGATCCACGGCAATTTCACCTTCCTCAAGACGGAAAACTCGCTCGAGGCCTCGGGCAAGGGCGCTCTGCAAGGTTGCGACGTCCTCGACCTCCAAGTGACGCGAGGGAACCAGAAGCATGGCATTCTTGCGATCCTCCACCATCGGCAGGACCGTCTGCTCGGGCTCGGCGCTGGGGCGTAAATCCGGGTCGGTATCATCACCGCCTGCCGAACCGCGCCAGCGACCACTATGGGTTCCGATCTTGAAACCGTAGAGGTCCTTGTCTCGACGTCGCCGCAGTCCCTTGTTGATCCTGGCAATACGGGTGCGCGGTCCGTAGGAGATCGCTGCCAGGTCTTTCCCTTCACCATCGCGCAACCGAACCCTTTGTGGTTCGCCCTGGAACGCAAAAGCGGTCTGAATATCGAAGCCCTGGCGCTGGCGCTCCTCGTCATTGGCGGAAATTCGTTCCGCCGGAGCGGCCTCGACATTCTCGACGCGAAATGCGCCGTCGAGGCGGATAGGATCGGCCAGTCCGGCCCCACATGCATCACAGCGCTCGGGAGCATCCGAACCCTGGATCGAGCCGCAGTTTGGGCAGAGAAGCAATACATCGGTGTTGAGGCCGACTCCGTCGCCAGCGCGCACTTGTGGAGGTAGCATGGCGCGCGTCACGCGGAACGACTGCCCTTCGTGATAGATCATGCTCCCCGGCCCGAACTCGGAAATTGCCAGGAAACGCGCCCTCGAGAGGAAATCGCCACGGCCACGTCGTTCGGCACCGGGAACGAAAGCCGTGAGCGGCAGGCGGGGAAAATTGTATCCAGGCAAGAAGCCTTCCGTTGCCAGATAGCGGTAGGTGAAGAAGTCCGAGGAGTTTGAATCCTTGCCGCTTTTGAGCAATTCGATCTGCCGTCGTGCGCTGTTATAAGATCGGTCCCCTTGCCGTCGTTCCTCGGCGCTTGCCTGGGTGCTCTTCGACAACCGGTAGCCGCGATCTCTCTGGTCTTCGGCGGCGCTCAACCGCCGTCTCCACGAGTCGAAAGCCCGGTCGAATCTCTCGAAGGCATCGCGCGCGGTGCTTTCTGCGAGGTCATGTCCGAAGGGTCGACCGGCAATCTGGCTGAGGACAGCCACCATGCGCTCTGCCGCACGAGGGGCGAGTTCGGGGACTGATAGAGCTGCCGCTACTTCATCTCGGAGTGGATACTTGCCGTCTCCTTGAGTGAGGTCCAGCACTTCGGCGATCGCCGGTGCAAGTTCCACTCCGGATTCCGCCAGCCAGATGGCGTGACAGTGGGATACGACGAGTTCCTCATTGCCGAGATCGAGAAGCGGCGGCTGCACCGTTCCCGCGACCATCTGGCCTGGATCAGCGAAATAATACTGATCATGGGGGCTCTGTGCGGCGCAATAGGTCGTGATCAGCGCCGCCTGTCCAGCGCGGCCTGCACGCCCTGCCCGCTGCGTGTAGTTGGCCGGCGTCGGCGGCACGTTTCTAAGGTGCACATGTTCGAGTGTGGAGATGTCGACCCCGAGCTCCATTGTTGGCGAGCAAATTAGCAGGGGAAGACGCCGGGAGGTTTCGTTGTCATGCGGCATCTCCTGCATTTGCTTCCGGTCGTCTTCTTCGAAACGGAACCGGCGCTCCCGGTGCTGCCGGAGGTCCTTGTCCACCTGTGCGGTGTGTTCCCTTGCCTCCAGGCCCCGCAGCGGTGCGCGCCTGGCCAACATGTTGTCGGCAACCCTTGTGTAGAGTTCGCGAAAATAGGGGTTCGGCGGAGCTTTTTCGCCTTCTTCGGCCACGGGCTCTCTCGCGGCGCAGAGCTTCAGGGCGCCGGGGTCAAGTTTCCAGCCCATGGGGCCAAAGGGCGTTCGCTGAGCCCGGACATAGGCGTAGTCGTCATGGGCCGTCGCCTGGAGAAGCGCTTCGATGACTTCGGTCACCTCACCCCGCCGCAGCCGACGACCCCAGAGGCGTTCATCGACGAGGGCCTTGCCCAGAGCCGACTGGGCGCTGCCGCGAAGCACGATGCCTTCATCCCGAAGCGAGATGTTTGCACGCGATGTGCCTTCGAGCATCAGCCACGCGGCTTCCCTTGGGCGTTCTTTCTCATGGATGGCCCAGGGCGCTTGGAGGTAGCGTCGCGACTCCTCGGCAATCTCCTCGAAGCGTTGCCGGTCCAGAGCTTCTACATCAATTGCGAGGCCGGTTCGCATGTGTTCCAGAAGGATCCGCAATGCCTTCAAGCGGATATCAGACGTCGTATCGCGCAACACCTCGGGAGCGCCGGCGAAGATGGCGTCATCCTCGGCCAGTTCCGAAAGCATCGCGTATTCGACCCGAACAAGTTCGAGGTCCTCCAGATTGGGGTTCGTAAAGCGCCAGCCGCGGCGCTGATCCGTCCAGACGCGATGGGCGATGATCCGCGATAGCAGCACCTCAGCCTCAGTCGCTTTGCGTCCACGCACATCATCCCGCAGCCATTCTTCGTGACTGTCTTCGTTCGACCAAGCATAACCCAGAGCCCTCCGGACAGCGTCTCCGAAATCGCGACCGGCCAACCCGCCGCTGCCAGCGTCGCGAACGGCCGCAAATACGGCTGCGCGCAGCTTCGTGACGAAGACGTGGTCGTTGAAATGACCTGCCTGCAAGGCCGCGTCTTGGCGGTTGTCGGTAAAGGTCAGAAGCTTGCCGCGGCCGGCTTCCGCAGCTTCCATTTCCTCGAGTGCTACTGAGTTAAGTATCGTTGTCGCCGAGGAGCGACCTTCGGCGGAGAGGCCCGACAGCCTGTTGCGATCCCGACCTTGCCCCGGCGGCGTGTCTCCGCAGCGCAGACACAGCGTGAATTTTCCCTTCATGAACCACATATCGATGCCGGAGCCTTCGACACCTTGGGAATCTACTGAAACCTGGAATGGAACGCGTTCGCGATAGGTTTTCTTGATACGGGTCGATCCGTTTGCCGTTTCCTCGAGCCAGGACGACGGAAGATCCTGATCTCCCTCAAAGGGCAGCCCTTCCGCGCGACATAGAAAGCCTGTCTCGTCATCATCGTCGAGCGGTTCCTCGTCGATCGAGCGAGGGACGTATCGACGTCCGGCACCATCCAGAAACGCGCGGACAGGGTGATAGTCCTGCCCGCACTTCCGGCAGAAACGAACCTCGAACAGCCGCGCTTCTGCCTTCGGGTCGGTTTTCTGCTTGTCGAACCGGATCGTCCGTCCATGCTCCGGACCCAAGGTCGCATACAGACTGTCCGGACCGGACAGATACTGGTGAAGCTTGTAGGCCAGGAAGCCGCGATCCGATGAGCCTTGCCGCAGGGTCTCGGGCATCGAGGCAACGGAAAGCGCGCGCTCAAGCGCGGCGACGCACTCGAGCACCGGCTCGCCTGACTCTTCCGCGAGTTGGGATGCCGCCTCACTGAGGGTGCGGGGCTTGCGGCGTTGCGGTATCGGATCGTCCGTCAAGCCAATGCGAGTTTCGGCCCAGACGATGATCGGTTCGGTCTTCAGGCGGTCATCCGACAAATTCGCAAGCGGCGTGCATATGGACTTCTTCAAGTCAGCTCGATCCACATGTCCTTCGGTGGCCCGGACCAGGGTCTCGCCAATCACGGCCTCAGGTTCAATTCGGTCACCGAAGATCATCGTCGCTGTATTCGCCACAACTGTTGCCGGGTCTTCCGCGACTGCATCCGAAGAGGCCATGGTGGCGGACGTTCCGATGCACCGAAGGTGGTCCGGCGACAGTCGATCTCGCAGACGACGAACCAGCATCGCTACGTCGGCACCCTGGCGCCCGCGATAGGTGTGTAGCTCGTCGAGAACGAGCCAATCGAGGCCGCGAGCGTTCGCCAGGACCTGGCGCCCTTTTCGATCGGCGCGGGTGAGCAGCAGTTCCAGCATCATGAAGTTGGTAAGCAGAATATCGGGGGGATTTGCGGCGATCCTCTCCCGGTCAGCTTCAGATTCTTGACCGGTGTATCTCTCGACGACAGGAGGATCGCCCAGACCGGAGTCACGCAGAAAACCGTTGATTTCCTCGAGCTGAGAATTCGCGAGTGCGTTCATCGGATAAATGATGATTGCGCGGGTGCGACGCTTCTCTCCCGCCGCACGCGCCCGAATGGCAGCGTCGATCAATGGAATAAAGAAACAGAGCGACTTGCCTGAACCCGTTCCGGTGGTGACGACGAAGCCCTTTCCGGACTGCGCCATGCCAAGCGCCAGGTCCTGGTGGACGTAGAGATCGATGGGGCTGCCATCTTTGCGGCGAAAGACCTTGGCTGTATCCGGAAGGACTGTACCGTCAGCAGCTCTCTCATCCACTGACGCACCAGGTCTAAACCGGGGATTCAGACTTATGAGCGGCTCGCGGACGTATCGGCGCTCATTGTAGGCCTTATCGATTGCTGCCTGGAGATCTTCCGATCGAATATTTGCAAAGGAGCGGGAGAAATTCTCATATCGCTCGATCGATTTCTGGTTAAGTGAAAATACGTCCATCAGCCTTTTCTCTTGCCCCGCCCCATCGGTCGCATCTTAGCCAAGTTGTTGCAGAAAAATGTAGGCTTTTCGAGGGCTTTGATGCGCATGAGCGGTGGGGTCCGCGCTCGTCCTTGTCCCCGGCACTACGCAGTCCGTTTCATGCGCGACAAGGTTGCGGGATGACCCCGGCGCTGAAGCGCGACCTCCGGCACCGCAGCGCAATTGAGCCCGCTATCGGACGCGTGAAAACCGACGGCCGGCTCGCCCGCAGCCTGCTGAAGGGATCGCTTGGCAATGCCCTCCGCACGGCGCTCTGCAGCTTCGGCCACAACATCCACCTGATCTTCGTCCATCTATGGGCTCTCATGGTCGAAATCCTGTGGCTGCTCTTCCGTACCATCGCCGCTACCGCAGTTGCGAAAGGAATCTCACCTTTTTCGGACCGCGCCCGCAGCGTGATGCTCGACACCGACTGAAAGAAGGCGAGCGCCCTCAGCGCTTGGGAGCCGCGACGCAAGAAAAAGATCATGTCGGAGAGCGGACACCCCTTGCGAGTAGCATTGCCAATACACACATCATGTTGTGCCGTTTAGCAGCAAATCGGAGTTTGGATGAGTCGCCAGCACGTTGATCATCGAGAAATCGCGGCATTCGCGCAGGACCGGGTGAACCTTCCATCGGACAAGGCCAAGGAATACCGTGCTCAGGCGAAACGCCTGCGCGACAAGCTTGAAGGCTACCTTCGGGATCATCCAGATTTCTCGCTGAAGAAGATGCTGCTGTCCGGTAGCCTGGCGAAGGGCACCGCGCTTCGCACCCTGAACGATATCGACGTGGCTTGCTACGTGAGTGGCGCGGACGCACCGGAAGATACCCAGGCTCTTCTCGACTACCTTGCAGAGAAACTTCGGAAGGCGTTCCCGAATTTCAGTCCTGATCAGGTGCAACCGCAGACCTACTGCGTGACCGTTTCTTTTCGGGGCACCGGCCTGGATGTCGACGTGGTGCCGATCCTCTACGATGGCGATCCGAACTGGTATGGGAACCTTGTCAGCCAGGAGGACGGAAGTTTTCTGCGCACCAGTATCCCGCGTCACCTCGAGTTCGCGTCCGTCCGGAAGAAGCGCCATGACAAGGACTACGCTCAAGTGGTTCGTCTGGCCAAATTCTGGGCACGGCGGATGAAGAGCGAGCAGGACGGCTTCCGCTTCAAGTCGTTCATGATCGAGATGATCATGTCGAAGCTCTCCGATGATGGCGTGGACTTCTCGGATTATCCGGACGCCCTTCAGGCATTCTTCACCTACATCGCGAACAGCGACATGAGGGAACGCATCGTCTTTTCGGACTACTACGCTCCCTCCAGCGTCCCGAGCACCTCCGACCCCATCCAGATCATCGATCCGGTGAATCAGGAAAATAACGTCGCCCGCCTCTACGACAGCGGACAAGCTGATGCCATCGTCGAGGCAGCTCTCGATGCCGGCGACGCGATCGACTCAGCTCTACGGGCGCCCACGAAACAGGAGACCGTTGCCTACTGGCAGAAGGTCTTCGGTCCCCAGTTCCAGGTGTGAGGCCCCGACATGTCTTCTTTCAGCACGACGATTTCCTCGAGCACCACTTTCACTCTCACACACGCCAAACACATGGCAGCCAAGGTGGCGACCGATCTGCTGCGGATGCAGCGGTTCTACGGCCTTCCCTTATCTTCGGACATCGACGAGCACGAGGTTGAGGTCACGGCGCTACTGAAGGCGGGTTACCTCGGAACCGTCACCTACGGCTTCAAGCGCGGCGACAACTGGATCGAGCCCACTATCCGCTATACCGCCCGCGATCTCATGGGAGCTTCTGCGGCCGATGATGATCCTGGCAAAATCCGTCCTGGCAAGGATGTCTCTGGCGCCAGCTTCCATAGCTTCCTGACTTACAGCACCGCGTGGGACCAGCTGACCGAGGATGAGAAGAAACGGTTCAAGGCAACCCTGCCTTTTTCGCGGACAGCTGGCAATGAGCCCGGCGTCTCGGGGTATTTCAGCTCTGACAAAACCTACTCCGCGGGCGGACATGCTCTCGATCGAACCACTGTGAGGAGTTTCGGATGACCATGATGGCACCTCCGGCGGAGCTCTTCGACCGGGTAATTTCCTACCCCGACCCCGATCAGCAGGGGCGCCTTGCGCGTCTGGTCGGACTGGATGCACATAAGTCGAGGCTCACAAAGATTCTGGGCCTGCTGGTAAACCCCGCCGGCTTAG
This genomic window from Pseudooceanicola aestuarii contains:
- a CDS encoding DEAD/DEAH box helicase, with the protein product MTSATSALTSPGSLIRARGREWVVLPGSGPDRLRLRPLSGTESDSTVVLPALESVPPEPAIFKAPDASRMGTSSEARLLSDALRLSLRRGAGPFRSSGRIAFEPRSYQLVPLIMALRLDPIRLLIADDVGNGKTIEAGLILREMWDRGEATRACVLCPPHLVEQWVDELREKFDLHATAVTATTAPRLERGLALDESPFDAHPVTVVSLDYIKADRRRADFARSCPNFVIVDEAHACVGGGRGTTQRQVLLNGLAKDPNRHMVLLTATPHSGDAEAFDDILALLRPDFSHGALSRAREELAQHFVQRRRIDVREEGWEVPGAKRTFPKHDVGERAFQLTPSHLAFHEAVLAWCTERAAKSGHDARRRRLAIWATLALMRCVGSSPAAAIATLEARRGPIDDSDLEAAIFDEDEGQLTDDDLEPGTAAEDMAGLDDLLRMARDLEARPQEDAKLSLLKRELAELCSQGHQPVVFCRYIATAEAVAGALRKDKSFKDRTIEVVTGRLPGTERRVRVEGMADAERRILVATDCLSEGINLQTLFDAVVHYDLSWNPTRHQQREGRVDRFGQPADQVRSLTIYGSNSAIDGAVLDVILRKAAAIRKATNVSVSMLDDRGTVSEALMHALVLKSGAASGRQGDLFRDLDPAADLERLWRDAEENEKASRARFAQRRLKPEEVIPEWQRVRDLLGDTEDVRRFVRRALDRVGITFDGKSVPVDALPEMVREALSSRGIQGRTRVSFDPVAQPGVEVLHRTHPIVATLSDALSEGALEDAPDALSRSGAWISRAATMMRTLALLRVRHRIRRASAASDDFLLAEEIVPVLWEGTAAGHAAIGLDALKVLDEEVGATLPEPVRRTQVLRARARIDDSDALTAIAQSRAETLTADHDRLRVASSTRGRTIVEPVLPPDLIALHVILPEAR
- a CDS encoding DEAD/DEAH box helicase, producing MDVFSLNQKSIERYENFSRSFANIRSEDLQAAIDKAYNERRYVREPLISLNPRFRPGASVDERAADGTVLPDTAKVFRRKDGSPIDLYVHQDLALGMAQSGKGFVVTTGTGSGKSLCFFIPLIDAAIRARAAGEKRRTRAIIIYPMNALANSQLEEINGFLRDSGLGDPPVVERYTGQESEADRERIAANPPDILLTNFMMLELLLTRADRKGRQVLANARGLDWLVLDELHTYRGRQGADVAMLVRRLRDRLSPDHLRCIGTSATMASSDAVAEDPATVVANTATMIFGDRIEPEAVIGETLVRATEGHVDRADLKKSICTPLANLSDDRLKTEPIIVWAETRIGLTDDPIPQRRKPRTLSEAASQLAEESGEPVLECVAALERALSVASMPETLRQGSSDRGFLAYKLHQYLSGPDSLYATLGPEHGRTIRFDKQKTDPKAEARLFEVRFCRKCGQDYHPVRAFLDGAGRRYVPRSIDEEPLDDDDETGFLCRAEGLPFEGDQDLPSSWLEETANGSTRIKKTYRERVPFQVSVDSQGVEGSGIDMWFMKGKFTLCLRCGDTPPGQGRDRNRLSGLSAEGRSSATTILNSVALEEMEAAEAGRGKLLTFTDNRQDAALQAGHFNDHVFVTKLRAAVFAAVRDAGSGGLAGRDFGDAVRRALGYAWSNEDSHEEWLRDDVRGRKATEAEVLLSRIIAHRVWTDQRRGWRFTNPNLEDLELVRVEYAMLSELAEDDAIFAGAPEVLRDTTSDIRLKALRILLEHMRTGLAIDVEALDRQRFEEIAEESRRYLQAPWAIHEKERPREAAWLMLEGTSRANISLRDEGIVLRGSAQSALGKALVDERLWGRRLRRGEVTEVIEALLQATAHDDYAYVRAQRTPFGPMGWKLDPGALKLCAAREPVAEEGEKAPPNPYFRELYTRVADNMLARRAPLRGLEAREHTAQVDKDLRQHRERRFRFEEDDRKQMQEMPHDNETSRRLPLLICSPTMELGVDISTLEHVHLRNVPPTPANYTQRAGRAGRAGQAALITTYCAAQSPHDQYYFADPGQMVAGTVQPPLLDLGNEELVVSHCHAIWLAESGVELAPAIAEVLDLTQGDGKYPLRDEVAAALSVPELAPRAAERMVAVLSQIAGRPFGHDLAESTARDAFERFDRAFDSWRRRLSAAEDQRDRGYRLSKSTQASAEERRQGDRSYNSARRQIELLKSGKDSNSSDFFTYRYLATEGFLPGYNFPRLPLTAFVPGAERRGRGDFLSRARFLAISEFGPGSMIYHEGQSFRVTRAMLPPQVRAGDGVGLNTDVLLLCPNCGSIQGSDAPERCDACGAGLADPIRLDGAFRVENVEAAPAERISANDEERQRQGFDIQTAFAFQGEPQRVRLRDGEGKDLAAISYGPRTRIARINKGLRRRRDKDLYGFKIGTHSGRWRGSAGGDDTDPDLRPSAEPEQTVLPMVEDRKNAMLLVPSRHLEVEDVATLQSALARGLERVFRLEEGEIAVDPVPDRDARNGLLFYEASEGGAGVLSRISRQEDLQAVVRASLEIMHLEETDGEWRDRDDAPCVEGCYRCILTYFNQPDHELIDRRRSEVRRLLADLLSAKVEVVAPIEKTSPVRTPASEGPWANAARRWGIVPPDVDPIARGGKVAQASWSKFYTAVTEDAGLSAELSNEGYIILGAAAPPDEMPEELAHIDKVTS
- a CDS encoding CBASS oligonucleotide cyclase gives rise to the protein MSRQHVDHREIAAFAQDRVNLPSDKAKEYRAQAKRLRDKLEGYLRDHPDFSLKKMLLSGSLAKGTALRTLNDIDVACYVSGADAPEDTQALLDYLAEKLRKAFPNFSPDQVQPQTYCVTVSFRGTGLDVDVVPILYDGDPNWYGNLVSQEDGSFLRTSIPRHLEFASVRKKRHDKDYAQVVRLAKFWARRMKSEQDGFRFKSFMIEMIMSKLSDDGVDFSDYPDALQAFFTYIANSDMRERIVFSDYYAPSSVPSTSDPIQIIDPVNQENNVARLYDSGQADAIVEAALDAGDAIDSALRAPTKQETVAYWQKVFGPQFQV